A single Cellulomonas sp. SLBN-39 DNA region contains:
- a CDS encoding sugar transferase, protein MTLTADSGADRAETWVERRRPALHPRRSWASPEPFVRRATEHNSGEDVLGAMPWTRSASGYQRITVAIDVAVALGAVVAAAVLGGAGWLTAGLLGLLATGTHVSFVAALRGYERHNLGDGPAEFQVVLRSAVVVGAVLMAVAFLTPVHVPRGTVLVGLPVLMTLACAGRYVHRRVLHASRARGQAMMRTIVVGSTVSVRDLVRDLGTAPHHGYLVIGTCLADVVDDEAAQVPLPTLGALSDIPQVVHDHAVQVVVVAGDALGGPALRRLSWALRRAGAELVVAPGLVEVAQERVTVHPTAGLSLLRLEIEPPRRRLMAKAVLDRVLGLVALVLLSPVIAAGALAVRLTSPGPAFYTQTRVGVDGREFRIWKLRSMYVDADRRRAELLDRSDRDGLMFKMAADPRITPVGRVLRRLSFDELPQFWNVVRGDMSLVGPRPPLREEVSAYHDAVHQRLNVKPGITGLWQVSGRSDLPWDESIRLDLRYVDNWSVTMDLMILWKTFRAVVSGAGAY, encoded by the coding sequence CGCTCGTGGGCGTCGCCGGAGCCCTTCGTCCGGCGCGCCACCGAGCACAACTCGGGCGAGGACGTGCTCGGCGCGATGCCCTGGACGCGCAGCGCGAGCGGCTACCAGCGGATCACCGTCGCGATCGACGTCGCGGTCGCCCTCGGCGCCGTGGTCGCCGCGGCCGTGCTCGGCGGCGCCGGCTGGCTGACCGCGGGCCTGCTCGGCCTGCTCGCCACGGGCACGCACGTGTCCTTCGTCGCCGCCCTGCGCGGGTACGAGCGCCACAACCTCGGCGACGGTCCCGCCGAGTTCCAGGTCGTCCTGCGCTCGGCCGTCGTGGTCGGCGCGGTCCTCATGGCCGTCGCGTTCCTCACGCCCGTCCACGTGCCGCGCGGGACGGTCCTCGTCGGGCTGCCCGTGCTCATGACGCTGGCCTGCGCCGGGCGCTACGTGCACCGTCGCGTGCTGCACGCCTCGCGGGCCCGGGGCCAGGCCATGATGCGCACGATCGTCGTCGGATCCACCGTCTCCGTGCGCGACCTGGTCCGCGACCTCGGCACCGCCCCGCACCACGGCTACCTCGTCATCGGCACCTGCCTCGCCGACGTCGTCGACGACGAGGCCGCCCAGGTGCCGCTGCCCACGCTGGGAGCGCTGTCCGACATCCCGCAGGTCGTGCACGACCACGCGGTGCAGGTCGTCGTCGTCGCCGGGGACGCCCTCGGCGGGCCCGCCCTGCGCCGGCTCTCGTGGGCCCTGCGGCGCGCCGGTGCCGAGCTCGTCGTCGCCCCCGGCCTCGTCGAGGTCGCGCAGGAGCGCGTCACCGTGCACCCGACCGCCGGGCTGTCCCTGCTGCGCCTGGAGATCGAGCCGCCCCGGCGTCGCCTCATGGCCAAGGCGGTCCTCGACCGCGTGCTGGGCCTGGTCGCGCTGGTCCTGCTCTCGCCCGTCATCGCCGCCGGCGCCCTCGCGGTGCGGCTCACGTCGCCCGGCCCGGCGTTCTACACCCAGACCCGTGTCGGGGTGGACGGCCGCGAGTTCCGGATCTGGAAGCTGCGGAGCATGTACGTCGACGCCGACCGGCGCCGCGCCGAGCTCCTCGACCGCAGCGACCGCGACGGACTGATGTTCAAGATGGCCGCCGACCCGCGCATCACGCCCGTGGGCCGGGTGCTGCGCCGTCTGTCGTTCGACGAGCTCCCGCAGTTCTGGAACGTCGTGCGCGGGGACATGTCGCTCGTCGGGCCGCGCCCGCCGCTGCGCGAGGAGGTCAGCGCGTACCACGACGCGGTGCACCAGCGGCTCAACGTCAAGCCCGGCATCACCGGCCTGTGGCAGGTCAGCGGCCGGTCGGACCTGCCGTGGGACGAGTCGATCCGCCTCGACCTGCGCTACGTCGACAACTGGTCCGTGACGATGGACCTGATGATCCTGTGGAAGACCTTCCGCGCGGTCGTCAGCGGCGCGGGGGCGTACTGA